The sequence below is a genomic window from Bactrocera neohumeralis isolate Rockhampton chromosome 4, APGP_CSIRO_Bneo_wtdbg2-racon-allhic-juicebox.fasta_v2, whole genome shotgun sequence.
GCGCGGACACGCAATGATGCTGAAGGACTGTTGAGATCACGTTGTATGCGTGCCATTTGAGGATTTTTACTAAATGTTGTTGGTTTAGAAGTttcttttgtattatttgtgtttatttgcgTATTAGTTATGTGTTCAATATTTGAGTTAGGAGAACCAGCTGCAATTTCTACGGGATTGTTTTCGATATCTTCATAAATTACTTCATTAAATGTTACTGGTGGCGATTGGGAAATAAGGAGCTTTTCTCGTTGAGGCATAGCATCGGGACTGCTCACATAGTCGCTCAATTCGCCTGTGAGTTGTTTTGAAATGCGATAATACGCATGCGCATGTTGAAGAGTGGGCACAGGAAACAAAAGGAAggataaatttatattacaaaCACTTAATGAGATCAACAAACTAAggaacttaaaatattttttcacattttcttttcattttgttaTCATTCGCACTGTCAGAAAATGACAGCGCGAAATTTTAGCAGTGCTACCCATTGAAAACCTCACATCACAGATAACGTAAAAGGTAACAGAACTTGGAATTCGCTTaccatttattataaataatttagtacacatgaaatttagttttatagctttttgtgaattttttttgtgtgaaaaatatatttgacagtctttattttcaaaatattgaaaacaaagtcATTGCTTCTATTTTCAGTGCGGTGTACTTACGCAAGTTGTGCTTTTCCACAAACAATAATTGGTTATTGTCAACAGTCGGGTGTGCTATGTCATTAAAACGTTCAAAAGAACAATGCGAACTACTGGTCAATGCACTATTTTCTTTTGACGGCATTAATGGCTGATCAGGTTTGCtggcaaatattttcaataaatgctCGTCTCGTATGCTTAATCGCCGATTATTCTGCAAGGATGGACTTAAATCGATTGCGATTTTTTGTAGTTGGCTTTCACGCAATGGCTTCTTGTTCACAACTTTATTTTTATCCTGGGGCTCTTTTCTGGATCGATTTAGCGTACTTGTGTAGGTTACCGTTTGCCAAGATGGCATTCGTGTAACAAATTTATccatatcaaaaaaattgtaaattttaaattttgctaacCAATATTCATGTGCGccaaatttattttcgttattGACTTAAATAAATCTATCAACTTTTATGAAAACAATCCTACTTTAAATCACCAGTTCAAttccttgaaaattttgaaagtgaCATTCAGTTGAATTGGAACGTGGATTGCAACCTACAAATTCGCAAAGGGATCGTTCGGAAACTGGTTAAAATATCAGGGTTGCTTTGTCACaaacaaaatactttttaacGATCACCTACAAAAATCCAACAGTAATAtgtttcagtttttaaaaagtACAATAGAGCACGTTCTTTTGGACTTAGTGAAATATAAGCGAAGGTTtgaccattttttatttatttggtggTATTATAATTAGAAGTATTTtttgagtacatatgtatgtacataattttgtATATCCCTCATCTcgtcttttttatattattgactTCTTTAACGTTTCTTTCTCCGGTGGCGTTAATTCTAAACGGTTTCGGCCTCCTGCTAGGAATTGCGTAtacctgttgctgttgttgtagcggcagaattctgtcgAGTTGACAGACCTTCACCGGATTCAAAATTTCGGGTccgtataaaaatgtttaatgtatTTTACTAACGCCAGTAATTCCTTCTGAGTTACACAATAATTTCGCTCTGGCTTTATTATCACTCGTTTAACGTTGTACTAACATAAGTGCTATGTTCatgttttttcttgatttgcTAGACAGTCTATTCCTATTATGATTTCGTCAACAAACTCCACCAATATACTTATAGTTGTACTATATAACACGGCTGGCTTTATACGTTACTTTACCGAGAACTTTAGTGTCCAATTGCGGTACGGAGCTTTGCCTCAGCTAGCGATCTTTATTAACCAGATCAAATCCTATTATGAAATGAGATGCGCCCGTACTCACAGTCAGTCCGTGCCACTTCGGCTGGCTCGCTTTAGCTTAACGATTGCTTGATTGACATTTGTTCGATCTTCCTCAACTTTGCGTTTACGTCCAACTGAATTTTTTTACTGCATTATGgattttgttaactttttgGTTCACCCAAGAGTTTTCCGTGACAGAACATACGAAACGGTTTCCGTTAACGTAATTTTTGAACATTCTAAGGCAGCAAAGCTCCGAATGTTCGTGCTGAACTCCATGCACTAATGTACATAAGCTAATTGAGCTAACCTCTTAATCTAGATGATCTTTCAATTCATCCACTTCCCCATCTTCCGAAATCTATAAGGACATCTCTGATATTTGTGATGTCACCTGCCAAATTCGTGCACCCTGCTCTTTATTCCTCTTATTCGAAAAACTTAACGCTTATTACTAGTTATTCGAGTTTATAACTTCTTATTTACAGCTCTTGACTGAGCAAGCCTCTAATTAGGAAAGTGTCTGCTGCACAATCCTGCACATCTTATATGGTAGATTGTTACCAAAACATCGCCACTCGGACATTTTGGCAACTACCAATTTCGCTGTTTGGTTGGTTCTAGCAGTTAATCGTCGATACTATTTTGTTTTGGCATTTTGGACATTAGCATCCAAAgaacacgtgtaccaagttacataaatttttactcaaattacaaaaatttaaaaacttagctTTGCTAATTACAATATAAATGAGACTATAAGTACATCTGTATgctttattttaacattttaggCAACGTGTTAACCCACTActatactatttttatttgatatgcatatgtacatatgtatttctattttcatattaattttggaACAAATCCTTTGAAGAAACagtttatattcatataaaaaaaatttgtgcaagtttatcttttttgaaaagtgaaaattctaactcccgcaatttttgaatttttttcgatgAAGCTCGGGAgctgtatttcattttttttataaagtttggtaTACAGGCTTAGattgattttattataaatatctcGGATATcaaacaaaatgtattaaagaAGTTAAGTGAGTCTATGACTTATATTATAAGTTAATAAGATATACATACCAAACTcgaggtgtttttttttaatgacggTAATTtttaacttgtcaaataaaatttccaactGATTGATAAATGAATAAATCAGAATTTCAACAGGTAAGAAAgagttaagttcgggtgcaagcgaacattttatactcttgcaacttgggGGAATCAAAGACAGGGAAACCTTAAAATGTAATTATGAAGTCGACCAGAATATCGGAATCCCAgcaattgtatatatacagatactctatataactcataaacTGATCGAAATaaataagatttgttagaaaaacgaaaatcaatatatgtagtacatagtatatgggagttggggtagtatcgacccgattttatccattaactattatcatgtcacatactaaaagcATGTTCattgggtttcattaaggtcgAAAATTCTGATTTCAGTTATATGGAGgatttaggcacaaagatatactcTTATGAGTGAAACATGTTccgtaattttcattgagatatctcaaatattggcggatatatccagcataaagtcatctgcaaattcgaaaatctttatattaggtataagtATAaggtctcaaaatattgacacgattcaaccaattttttatgCACAGAATAACTATTGTCAGAAAtgaattctctctgaatttcaattatatatcttatACATCTAACTATAGATActgaggtccacatattcggtaccgaGGGGGtttaacagttttggttggaccTGGGCAGTTTTTGGTCGTAAGGTGGCGttgttcagatttctgaacagttcttaaCGGCTACAATTGTAAATAAGATATAGAAAATGGAGAACCAAATTAAATTAGCAGAAAACTTCATTTTAAGTCCAAAATTCATTTTAAGTCCAAGATAGTTTGGACAAAAATGGACACAGTTTCAACGAAACCATTTAGAATTGTCCAAAGAtcccaaaaatcaaaaataaaaaagataattattttaaaaatgacgtAGAACGGACGGTAGGTACGCTTTATTTGACAGCGTACGCCAAGTTAAGCGAATTGATTgctataaatcaaaaaaatagtgCTCCCAGGAAAATGGAATGCCTTCCAAATCCTGGTTTAGTTCGCAGGCTTTAATCCTTATTAacagaattagaaaaaaatattgaagactgCGAAATAAACGAAATATGCTCTCTAGACAGCATAGAGGGACTTATAGAAAAAACTCGTGATACTGTGCTTGAATTATTAGCCAGCACGAAAATGAAGAGTTAACAAGTAAATTCTATGATTTAAGAAATAGATTTTACAAACTCAAATTAAaatctattaataaaaaaaaatattgccaatTTTACGTTGCCTCAAGTTGATATTCCTATTTTTTCAGGAGATTACGTTCAGTGGcaaacttttaaagaattgtttaAGCAACTCGTAGTCTCTCAAAATGTTTCAGACAcgtataaaatgtgtattttaaaaactaaattaagagGATCGGCTGCAAGTTGTATTGCAAATCTGCCTTCAACCTCGACAATTTTTTCAGTTGCTTGGAACcttcttaatgaaaaatttactaaTAAAAGGTTACTAGCAAATacttatttcaaacaaattttagatGCACCAGTAGTGTCTGAGACTGCTTTTAGTGtacgaaaatttcaagaaaaaatttctaaaagtaCACAAGCATTGGAAAGCCTGAGTTTGTCCGCAGATAATTTGTTacaagctttattaaattatacgcTTTTGCAAAAATTAGACAACAATTTAAGACTTAGGTATGAAAATTCCCTTAAAAATCCTAAGGAAATTCACTTCAGTCGTTTTTAAATCATGAAGGGAATGCACTAGAAGCAGCACAACCTTCAAAAACatcaccaaaatttcaaaatgcagaACTTAAATGCATAATGGAATGTAATACtttatacaataaattttattgttataaatttaaagctcTTTCTACACAGGACAAATGGGTTGCagtaatgaaaaacaaattatgcacCAAATGTCTTAAAACAGGGCACAATATAAAAGACTGTAAAGGCGAAAGTTGCCTCACATGTCAAGGAAACCATCATTTATGGCTCCACAAAGACAAATCCTTTAAAGCAAAAAGCACAGtgattaaaaatactaaaaatgagAGATTAAAAAATGATTCTAAACATGTTCTGCTAACCACAGCAATGGTTGATATAAAAGGTCGTGATGGAAGAATAATAAAGGCACGTGCTTTATTAGATAGTGAGTCTCAAGTTGACCTTATAACCAAAGAActgaaaaataaagtaaaacttCCTTCCAGGTGAGAATCTATGACCATTGAAGGAGTTGGTCAAAAAAAGACAAAtacaaatgaaagaaaaaatcatCAATAGATCCTTTCGAAACAAATTTAGACAACATTGTGGTACAAAGTATTGTGTCTCATGTTCCCACAAAAttcattaaagttaaaaaaattccagAGAATATAAAACTAGCCGACCCTTCATTTAATGGTCCAGGTAAAATTGACTTACTATTAGGCGCGGACATATTCTTTGATttgataaaagaagaaaaaataactattgaaaatatgaattacAAACTACAAAACAGTGTGTTTGGGTGGTTGATATACGGATCAACTAACATAAGCTCCAATTTAGCGCACTGTGGTGTTGTGacatatttatatcaaaaacgaaataataaactaaaaaagttttggaaaataaaatccCTTAAAAATAGATGTGTTAATAAAACTGAAGAAGAAACACATGGAGAGGagcacttttttaataattttaaaatttctgtagATGGTAAATTCACTGTAGCTCTTccattaaaaaaggaaaatataaatttaggtgattcttctttactggaaaaaaaaacttaaaaataatgatcACATGAGAAATGTTAACATGCTTAAGTTAAACTATTATTTACCACACCACTGTGTACTTAAACCAGTAAGCACAATTACCAAATTAAGGGCAGTTTTTAATGCATCCTGCAAAACAGACCAGACTAtttcattgaatttaataatGCATTCTGGACCTAAGTTCCAAGAAGacttatttacaattttacagAGATTTAGAAAACATAGGTATGTCTTCACAGCAGacatcgaaaatttttttaggcAAATATGGATTCGCTGAAAAGATGAAAAATATCAATGAAGATAACGAAATACTGCCAACATACACTCTTAAAACAGTTAGTATTGTACTGCATCTGCACCTTATTTAGCAGttaaatatttacagaaaattGCAGAAATGGAGAGAAATGATTACCCAGAAGTAGCGGAGATTATCAATGCAGATTTTTTACATTGACGATCCTGTTACAGAAGAACATAATCTAGATAATATCAAATTAACTTGAAATAAATATGGATTcaaccttttaaaaaatattcctctGGAAGACAGAGAAAATCAACTTGACTTAAGCAAGGAAACTAACAACAAAGTTAAAGCATTAGGTGTCACTTGGACTCCATTCGACGACCACTTTCGTATAGCTTGCAAGTGGAAGTGCAACGACAAGCCGTCACAGAAAACAGTGGACACTTGGTTAAAAATCAAAGGCGAACTTCCATTGTTAAATCAAATACGAATATCTAGACGTAGACATATTTTGTGCAATGAACCGCTAAACACTGATTTACATGGATTTGGTGATGCTTCGATGAAATCGTATGGGGTcgtattttatgaaaaatctgACAACCAAACAGGCgaaacttatatttatatatgtagttgtagCTGAATCACGAGTCGCGCTaataaagataataacattACCGCGGTTGGAACTGTATGCGGCTTTCCTATTAGTAGAATTAACACAAACAATTTtagaaagttttaaatttaaatgttctaTTTACTTTCATACAGATTCCACAATAGTATTGAATTGGTTACAGCTATATCCTGGACGTTTACAGATATTTGTGTCGAATAGAGTAAATTTCATACAATCCAACACAACATAAATAATTGCAGGCATATCTGCTCAAAGGACAATCCGACTGATATTATTTCTAGAGGAGTGTCACCAAGCGAACTTATCACCAACAAATTATGGTTTAGAGGACcggaaattatttatataaataattataaaatccaACAAAAGGTAAAAAATGATAATTTAATTGTTCCGGTAATAAAGAAATCCAACATTGTTGTGATTTTAACCGAAACATTGACAATTCTAATGAATATAAACCATAAAATTGGTTTTGAATTCCTACAAAAGGTACAAatcaacatatttaaatttatagatatcgttagtaaaaaaagtaaagagaGATGCGTTCGACTCGAACtaaaacacaagaaaaataaaaaccttaTATTTACTTCGTTAAGCTTACTTATGGTTTTACCAtgcataaaatgtttaaatataaattactttaaaaatatttcaggagtattttttgaaaaaagagtgCTTATTGGGTTGACTTGGACAGCGTGGGATAGAATTGTCCACATCGATCTAGTTCAATATTCGGTTGAAAGgcagcaaatttcaaatttactgaaatatttaaaatactcaaCAAGTGAACTCAATGATTCAGCAGCTGCACAACCAATACTTATTGAATAGCTTCACGACATCCTCGCGTTCACGGGGAGGAGGATGAAAAGGAAAACTAGGTGAGTGTTACCCTTCAAAGGATCATTATACTACTCCTTGTTTGACCTGATGAATGAAGACTGCTTATGGTGTATTGAACAAACCTTACTGTTCTCAGATGGCCAGCTCTTGAACTTGATTCTCGATAATGGTGGTGAATTGACTAACTCAGTGCATGAAAAGTTCCCACAGTATCCGAAGGGCATCAAAGGTTTGAGCGAAGAAACTACAACCGGTGTACACAATTTATATGAAATGGTGAAGGAGAGACGTCTCGGTGTGCCAGCCATCAACGTCAACGGCTTGGTGACCAAGAGTAAATTCTATAATCTGTATGGTTGTCGCGAGTCGCTAATTGATGATATTAAACGGCCCACCGATGTGATGAATGCTGGCAAACTGTGCTGTGTTGCTGGTTATGTGATCACGCCTTTTTTCAcacataggaatatgagaagaatgtcTCGTActgatttttagttaaaatcggTTGTTCGGGTCCCGAGGTATGTGAACTTGGCTCTCATACAGCCTACCCATACCCTCTCGGAAGTGatatttaatgtctctggcgtaattagttattgatttatttcgcttttagtagttttgagcagtaccgttatatggggagtgagcgcgGTTaacttccgatttcatccattttcacactatcggtaggagtttttataatatttacgcTCAGCAAATTTGTAGCTTTGGTAGTTTAGGAGACATGTACATTAAGCTTATTAGAGAGCGGGCCCACGCGCacttttgaaatgttttgaCCACAGATGCccactgcgatcccctgtgtcaaattacagttatatatcttaatttagtacttagttatggcactttataagttttcatttaatggtggtttgtgggcgtgacagttatccgattatgcccatctaTGAAATGttcttacttttttgccaaggaaaaTGTGTACCTAGAATAACGAATATAGCGGAGGAATAAAGCATAATACTCGGCTGCCCATAATCGTAACACTTCATTGCTTGTTTTCATTGTCATAGCCGAAGAAACGCGTTCAATTCGGATGTTACGTATTAAATGAATAATCCATTTTCGGACGTTTTTTCcaggatattttttatttaaagttcatATGCGTTTTttgtaaatcaaataaaaatttaatatttgtgaaattCGTACGGAgtattatgttaaatatttattacaattggGCTTAtcaaattgtttgaaatataaatttaaaatcattgGAATAATCCATATATACAAtccaattaaaatcaaattaccACGTACACTtaaaatgacattttttaggCATTTAAGTACTTATTCATAAGTATGCCATCTAGTATGTGCTATACTTAAATGTTATACTACGAGCgtaaacttaacttaaacataaatattcatTACTTTGATAGATTTTCACACACTTATCTTAAATAATTTCTGATTACGaagattttaaatttcattatgtaattattaatttgtttcatacgtaaaaatgtgatttttgcgTAATATTTATAGTGTGAATATTTCTAGGACATATTTCAGTcttcattttagaaaaaactatttatgtgcacataccatacatatgctATTTGTATGCATCTAAGTAGGTTTGATATGTCAGCGGctacaaaaaatcaaacaattatGGCAATATCGCAATAGTGCTACACTTACACGAAGCAAGTTCACTAAAATgtttcttataaataaataaaattgtaatatttactaatattgcGTGTATGCAGACATGCACATTCATACAAGCAAAATAATGGACTGCAAATAAGTAATCACTTCGTAATCACCGTTTTTAATTCTCGGCTTACATCAACGTTCTGGCGCAGAAAGTGATTTTTTATTACTACAACTACATATTCACTTAAGTTTATTGATAAAGGAAGAAATCACATGCATCTTTACAAGAAATGCCTTTGATTAACGCTGTAACGACGCACACTGCTTAGTTTTATTTGCCATAATCCCATGCGTCCGTGTCGAGCCACCTCACCACTACTATTCATGTGCGCTAATCAGGCTGCGCGCATCCCACAATGACAGCTGCGATTGGGAGAGTCTATGATGTCGCGCATGCAGTAGTTTGTATGGGTAATATGGTGGCTGGTGAGCCGGATACTGGTGGAATGTGGCAATGGGCAGCGGCTGTGCTGGCTGTGGTTCGACAATTTGTTGTTGCGAAGCTGAAATTTTCCGCGATATTTTCGCCTCCTTCTTATTGGGCGtcttttttgaagatttaatgaaattcggtatgcgGGCAAGTAAGCCGCAGTAGTAAGGATCATCTTGTTTTTTACGTAATTCACATTTGCTCTTCTGCTTCGACGAGAGCATTGGCACTGATTGGTTGTAGACTTCATAATCGGGCTGCAACGAAAGTCgagaacaaatttaataaaacacacCCAAACGTGTGAAGAATAAGGAAGAGGAGTGAGCTTTCACCTTTTTTCTAGGCGGAGTTGTTGTTAGCGTTAGTTGTGGTAATCAAATCTTCACCTTAACCGGAGAGTACATTTTTGATTTCCCAATATGCAACTTTatactgtgtatgtatgtgtgcgtgtgcagtaaagttatatatgtatgtgtatgtgtgtgcgcgcggGCGGGTCGAGAGTGTAGTTGGAGTATGCCGAAAatacaatacataaaataattggttaaaaaaaatttgtattcattGCCTTGTACCTCACATTCAAAGCCAACTAAGTGCAACCCAAGTACgtccgaaaataattttagcaaatttttatttagttaatggTAAAAGTTAGGGACATTTatccaaataaaatttaaaatgggagTTATCTTAACTGATCAATTGCAGTTAAAGTGttcaattttccaaatttgcttGTCTTCTAAAAGTGACTTTCGGCCTATTCCTAAggttttcaaatttaaagtagtcgttttcaaaaatcgatttttgttaaAGTGTACTTTTGGGTAATAAATTCATTATTGAAAGATAAAACTTCCTAACCAAATTAGCATTTTTAGCATCATTTGGCCTCACCGTAACATGAGATAGTAAACTGTCTAAGATTTTTAGTTATTTCTGCAATTTTGTTGGAAACAATTTACTGCCgtattttcggtcaaaaatataacattttttaaaaacacgACAATTAGCGAAATATTTGTTTAGAGCTGAGTTTTACATACATGTTCGATGCCTTCGTGCTAACTCGTAGAATAAATCGGATGCAAAGCCAAAGCAGCTTAGGAGAAGATAATTAATTTGGAACACAAACAGTGAAAATGgataatttattcttaaaatacgTAAATGGAAGAAAAAAAGACGCTATTGGGGTGAGTCAAATTGTTAAGTTTATTTAACGGAATTGCATCCTCTAAAATTGACCGGTTGATGCGAATTTTCGCCATCACCAGgccttatttctttcgaaatgggGTAGAAAATGCCGTTATTATCAATAGCGAGCATTATAACACGATGTTGACCGATTTTTTTCCCCAGAATTGAATGAAATCGACCCGGACGATCTCTATTTCCAAGAAGACGGTGCGCTGCCTAATGTTTCACGCCTAAACATAGACATATTACATGTAAAGTTTGGAGAAATGTCCCAGTCAATTGACAatcaagatcatgcgatttaacgcccatagattattttctatggGGGTATGATAAAACATGGGTTTCCGCCAATTAACCAGCAACGCTCGAGGAGTTTGAGGACAAAGTTCAGGGCACTTTAGTCGATATCTGGTCACCTAATATTAGTGTAATAAATGCTGGCAATCTCATAACGCACAACATTTAACTCTATTAATTGGtatgtggaaatattttttgaaattacctTTGGCACATATGGACTGTCATCAAGGAATCCTGTATTGTAAACACTGCGGCGTCCTTTGCTCGATTGGCTTGAGTTATTcgaattatttgaattatttgagTCATCGGAGGCAGCAGGCGTGGGATAAATAAGGCCGACCTGACTCTCAATGGTCGAATACGGATCTTCACTTCCCGCTATTGGCACACGCGAACCCACCGCATCCACCGATTTAGGGAGTGCTTGTAGGCGATTCTTTAGCATATCAATTGCGACTATATTTATGACCAGAATCCAAAGCGGATTATTGATTAGATTATTATTCGATTTGACTAACGATATGGCCGACAAGCATTGACGTTCCAGACGTCTGCTCTCTGGATATGAACGTGAGAACTCTCGATTTATGTTAGTCGTATATTTACGCATGTCAAACAGctgtaacaaaaattatagtaattaGTAATACATTTTTCGATTTTGCGCCGTTTACTTACCTTCGCAGATGTGCCTGGCGTCAGGCCCATGTTAGGCATTTGAAGTATATCGCCACCAATGACTGTCTCCTCATTGACCATTGAGGTATTGTGTACAAAGACATTACTCTTGCCATAACGTTTGATTAGTATGTTTCCAATATCAtccattttaattttgaaacctTCACCAACAGACTTTTTGACAAGTTTCGTATCCGCATCACGCATAGGGTTTTCAAAACCACTCAATCCAATTCTGTTGATAAGacatttcattaaaaactattattttaagtttattgattgctattaatagaaaatatactAACCTCACACCGTCAAAGCCGTTTTTCCCTCCGTTTATGGTGATAACCGAAGATCTGGCATAAGCTTTGGCCACTCGTCGATTCTTTTCGAATACTATTACCTTCGCCCAAATCTCATCATCGATTTGTTCCCATTTGCTGAGCACTTCGTTGATGTGGTCCTAAATGGATGGATTTAAAAAGAAactgtttcaaaatatttgaaaaattgccaatatataattattttttcgaaggtggtttgtgaaaaaaaaaatcaagtcgACGCCACTCCTggatatttaaaattcattaattttattttttttgcaaaatgatCATAATCTATTTCCGTAAAAGTTATTAAAGATAAGCACCAACATTTTTTGCAGTTTGAAGAAAACTGTTATATGAGAATAATGATTAATCTGGATGTGGAATTGTATGTATTTGGTGGTCtgaataatacaaataattaatacTTGAAGATTTGATCAGTTGAAAATACcagaaaatttagcaaaaattaaCAATTGAAATTTGATGTTTTAAGAGATAAAATATGCCTAAATAcacaaattttgatattttaaaaactgtatCCTTACCCTAAAGAGTTTCTCCTTGTTATACCATATATCCTCTTCCTCTTCGATATTTGGTATCATGTCTAGATTGTCGAGGGAACGCGATATAATTTTTCGACGCGAAATCATTTTGTTAacactttgttgttgtgaaCTACGTTTGCGTGGTGGCAGTATTTTGTGGCCGTTTGTGAAAGCCGTAGCTTTTCAGTCTTTCGAGAGATTAAATTAAA
It includes:
- the LOC126755237 gene encoding uncharacterized protein LOC126755237, yielding MISRRKIISRSLDNLDMIPNIEEEEDIWYNKEKLFRDHINEVLSKWEQIDDEIWAKVIVFEKNRRVAKAYARSSVITINGGKNGFDGVRIGLSGFENPMRDADTKLVKKSVGEGFKIKMDDIGNILIKRYGKSNVFVHNTSMVNEETVIGGDILQMPNMGLTPGTSAKLFDMRKYTTNINREFSRSYPESRRLERQCLSAISLVKSNNNLINNPLWILVINIVAIDMLKNRLQALPKSVDAVGSRVPIAGSEDPYSTIESQVGLIYPTPAASDDSNNSNNSNNSSQSSKGRRSVYNTGFLDDSPYVPKPDYEVYNQSVPMLSSKQKSKCELRKKQDDPYYCGLLARIPNFIKSSKKTPNKKEAKISRKISASQQQIVEPQPAQPLPIATFHQYPAHQPPYYPYKLLHARHHRLSQSQLSLWDARSLISAHE